In Sphingomonas sp., a single window of DNA contains:
- a CDS encoding 3'(2'),5'-bisphosphate nucleotidase CysQ yields the protein MPELAAEIAGIAAEASRHAMARWQSDFARWEKVPGHPVCAVDLEVDALLRARLGALLPDTGWLSEETVDNADRLALSRLWVVDPIDGTRDYLRGRPGWAVSIALVEDGQPVIGVLDAPARGEVWTAQVGAGAWRNGVALHAAARADLRGARVPADQLPKVDRDLVTVPKPNSIALRIAMVAAGEADLVATLRWGHEWDIAAAVLLAREAGAAVTDALGQPLAFNTPAGEAYGVLATTQGIHAAAVARLADRVEPGKR from the coding sequence GTGCCTGAGCTCGCCGCCGAGATCGCGGGCATCGCCGCCGAGGCTAGCCGGCACGCGATGGCGCGCTGGCAGAGCGATTTCGCGCGCTGGGAAAAGGTGCCCGGCCACCCGGTCTGCGCGGTCGACCTGGAGGTGGATGCATTGCTCCGTGCGCGGCTCGGGGCGTTGCTCCCCGATACCGGCTGGCTGTCCGAGGAGACGGTGGACAATGCCGACCGGCTGGCCTTGTCGCGGCTCTGGGTGGTCGATCCGATCGACGGGACGCGCGATTATCTGCGCGGACGGCCGGGCTGGGCGGTATCGATCGCGTTGGTGGAGGATGGTCAGCCGGTGATCGGCGTGCTCGATGCACCGGCGCGCGGCGAAGTGTGGACCGCGCAGGTCGGAGCCGGGGCATGGCGGAATGGCGTGGCGCTGCACGCCGCCGCGCGCGCGGATCTGCGCGGCGCGCGGGTGCCCGCGGACCAGCTCCCCAAGGTAGACCGCGACCTGGTGACGGTCCCCAAGCCCAATTCGATCGCGCTGCGCATCGCGATGGTCGCGGCGGGCGAGGCGGATCTGGTCGCGACGCTGCGCTGGGGGCATGAATGGGACATCGCCGCCGCGGTGCTGCTGGCTCGCGAGGCGGGTGCTGCGGTCACCGATGCGCTGGGCCAGCCGCTGGCGTTCAACACGCCCGCGGGCGAGGCGTATGGCGTGCTGGCGACGACGCAGGGCATCCACGCCGCCGCCGTGGCGCGGCTCGCGGATCGCGTAGAGCCGGGGAAGCGCTAG
- a CDS encoding MarC family protein, which produces MIELFVSSFVTFFVIIDPPGCAPIFAGLTAGTNAVHRRAMAVRAVMVASIILLGFALFGEALLHALGISLNAFRIAGGIMLFLIALEMVFEKRTERREDRAEKVKAEDPVDISIFPMAMPMIAGPGSIASVMLLMAQSKGLEQSAVVLSAMLAVLLLCVLALLAAGPIMRIVGAKIEAVVSRLLGVLLAALAVQFVIDGIRAALAAG; this is translated from the coding sequence TTGATCGAGCTGTTCGTCTCCTCCTTCGTCACCTTCTTCGTCATCATCGACCCGCCCGGCTGCGCGCCGATCTTCGCGGGGCTGACGGCGGGGACCAACGCCGTGCATCGCCGCGCGATGGCGGTGCGCGCGGTGATGGTCGCCTCGATCATCCTGCTCGGTTTCGCGCTGTTCGGCGAGGCGCTGCTCCACGCGCTGGGGATCAGCCTCAACGCCTTCCGCATCGCTGGCGGCATCATGCTGTTCCTGATCGCGCTCGAAATGGTGTTCGAGAAGCGCACCGAACGCCGCGAGGACCGCGCCGAGAAGGTGAAGGCCGAGGATCCGGTCGACATCTCGATCTTCCCGATGGCGATGCCGATGATCGCCGGGCCGGGGTCGATCGCCTCGGTGATGCTGCTGATGGCGCAGAGCAAGGGGCTGGAGCAATCCGCGGTCGTGCTCTCGGCGATGCTGGCGGTGCTGCTGCTGTGCGTGCTCGCGCTGCTCGCGGCGGGGCCGATCATGCGGATCGTCGGCGCCAAGATCGAAGCGGTGGTGTCGCGGCTGCTCGGCGTGTTGCTCGCGGCGCTGGCGGTGCAGTTCGTGATCGACGGCATCCGCGCGGCGCTGGCGGCGGGGTAA
- a CDS encoding acyltransferase, protein MASTPAPAPTQRNAGIDLVRVLMTMLVILHDTAIVYGGSGGWFWRQEPNASNPLLVMFNAVNQSYFMGLFFLLAGYYTPASFDRKGGGRYLADRWIRLGLPLLAFFFVLFPLTVAIADATGWEDLLRRWGQGIVGGTHGPGPLWFALALLIFAHAYALLRRAGAFPPGGRTAAALPRPWTLLLAMIGIGLVAFAVRLVIPVGHEVLWLQLGYFPGYILLFLAGIAAAPHRLLERIALRTALPWLAVAVLAIATLPVVIVVHGAAGGFEGGWNGNALYYALWEPFVATGVILKLFAWATVPARRLGPLGRWCAANAFGAFIVHPPVVVALSRGAATMPAAPWVKFVGVSAAACIGAFVVAAALRAIPGVRRVL, encoded by the coding sequence ATGGCATCGACCCCCGCACCCGCCCCGACACAGCGCAACGCCGGCATCGATCTGGTGCGCGTGCTGATGACGATGCTCGTCATCCTGCACGACACGGCGATCGTCTATGGCGGGTCCGGGGGGTGGTTCTGGCGGCAGGAGCCCAACGCGTCGAACCCGCTGCTGGTGATGTTCAACGCGGTCAACCAGTCCTATTTCATGGGCCTGTTCTTCCTGCTGGCGGGCTATTACACGCCCGCCTCGTTCGACCGGAAGGGCGGCGGGCGCTATCTGGCGGACCGCTGGATCCGGCTCGGACTGCCGCTGCTGGCGTTCTTCTTCGTCCTGTTCCCGCTCACCGTGGCCATCGCCGACGCCACGGGATGGGAGGATCTGCTGCGGCGCTGGGGGCAGGGGATCGTCGGGGGAACCCATGGCCCCGGCCCGCTCTGGTTCGCGCTGGCGCTGCTGATCTTCGCGCATGCCTATGCGCTGTTGCGCCGGGCGGGGGCGTTTCCACCCGGCGGACGAACGGCGGCGGCACTCCCGCGGCCATGGACCCTCCTGCTGGCGATGATCGGGATCGGCCTCGTGGCGTTCGCTGTGCGTCTGGTCATCCCGGTCGGGCACGAGGTGCTGTGGCTGCAACTCGGCTATTTCCCCGGCTATATCCTGCTCTTCCTCGCCGGCATCGCCGCCGCGCCGCACCGGCTGCTAGAGCGGATCGCGCTGCGGACGGCCCTCCCCTGGCTGGCGGTCGCTGTGCTTGCCATCGCGACGCTCCCCGTCGTGATCGTCGTCCATGGTGCCGCCGGGGGCTTCGAAGGCGGGTGGAACGGGAACGCGCTTTATTATGCGCTGTGGGAGCCGTTCGTCGCGACGGGCGTGATCCTGAAGCTGTTCGCCTGGGCCACGGTCCCGGCGCGGCGCTTGGGACCGCTGGGGCGGTGGTGCGCAGCGAATGCGTTCGGCGCGTTCATCGTGCATCCGCCGGTCGTCGTCGCGCTCAGCAGAGGGGCGGCGACGATGCCCGCTGCGCCCTGGGTCAAGTTCGTCGGCGTTTCGGCAGCTGCCTGTATCGGGGCATTCGTGGTTGCCGCCGCGCTGCGGGCGATCCCGGGCGTTCGGCGCGTTCTCTGA
- a CDS encoding EF-hand domain-containing protein: MRGLLVAGLMLAVSGVAQAQDAPRPRGLFVSPMGEPFRGTADGKAPQDAWFDGADADHDGALTLDEFREDAMRWFKVLDRKGDGEIDPADIEHYETVLAPEARGGGFETGGPTMGDNGEVKAADIGSTRVLSGLARFNYLGSPEPVTAADSSLNGGVSAIEFMSAAKRRFDLLDANHDGKLTKAELPELRTGAFKRGGRGGRGGGGGEGGGRRGGGGHRGGYMGGSMGGSMGG, from the coding sequence ATGCGGGGATTGCTGGTCGCGGGGCTGATGCTGGCGGTGTCGGGCGTAGCGCAGGCGCAGGACGCGCCACGCCCGCGCGGGCTGTTCGTCAGCCCGATGGGCGAGCCGTTTCGCGGCACCGCCGATGGCAAGGCGCCGCAGGATGCGTGGTTCGATGGCGCCGATGCCGATCACGACGGCGCGCTGACGCTCGACGAGTTTCGCGAGGATGCGATGCGCTGGTTCAAGGTGCTCGACCGCAAGGGCGATGGCGAGATCGATCCCGCCGACATCGAGCATTACGAGACCGTGCTCGCTCCCGAGGCGCGCGGCGGCGGCTTCGAGACCGGCGGCCCGACGATGGGCGACAATGGCGAGGTGAAGGCGGCCGATATCGGCTCCACCCGCGTGCTGAGCGGCCTTGCCCGCTTCAATTATCTCGGCAGCCCCGAGCCGGTGACCGCCGCCGATTCGAGCCTCAACGGCGGCGTTAGCGCGATCGAGTTCATGAGCGCAGCCAAGCGCCGCTTCGATCTGCTCGACGCCAATCATGACGGCAAGCTCACCAAGGCCGAATTGCCCGAACTACGCACCGGCGCGTTCAAGCGGGGCGGGCGTGGCGGACGCGGCGGCGGTGGTGGCGAGGGCGGCGGCCGGCGCGGCGGCGGCGGTCATCGCGGCGGCTATATGGGCGGGTCCATGGGCGGATCGATGGGCGGCTAA
- a CDS encoding DUF167 domain-containing protein, whose product MPAWRPSASGLEIAVRVTPRASRDMLGPGTEEHFAARLAAPPVEGAANAALVPLVAKAFGVPKRDVALIAGETSRLKRLSIAGDGAALEQIARSLYGEAHDG is encoded by the coding sequence GTGCCGGCCTGGCGGCCTAGCGCCAGCGGACTCGAGATCGCCGTGCGCGTGACGCCCCGGGCGTCGCGCGACATGCTGGGGCCCGGCACCGAGGAGCATTTCGCCGCCCGCCTAGCTGCGCCGCCGGTGGAGGGTGCCGCCAATGCCGCGCTGGTGCCGCTGGTCGCCAAGGCGTTCGGGGTGCCAAAGCGCGACGTGGCGCTGATCGCGGGCGAAACCTCGCGGCTCAAGCGACTTTCGATCGCGGGCGACGGTGCGGCGCTGGAACAAATCGCCCGCAGCCTATATGGCGAGGCGCATGACGGCTGA
- the ubiA gene encoding 4-hydroxybenzoate octaprenyltransferase, with the protein MTGATPITPDTEHRGLVGLLPRGWRPYALLARLDRPIGWWLLFLPCAWGALLSGLPDGSWWRIAAMLLGAIAMRGAGCVYNDIVDRDLDAQVERTRSRPLPSGAVSVRSAWTWLAVLLAIGFAVWLAMPTPAKLWSLATLPVVAAYPFMKRITWWPQAFLGIVFGSGAVVGFVAGDPAAAFASRQGAQWWLYAGTILWVIGYDTIYALQDVEDDAIVGVRSSARRMGAQVRGGVGLLYVGAMGLWAMALWRVRPDPLALLALLPVAVHFVWQLATLRPADGANALRRFRANRDAGFLMLAACTVVGMSGL; encoded by the coding sequence ATGACCGGCGCTACCCCCATTACCCCCGATACCGAACATCGCGGCCTTGTCGGCCTGCTGCCGCGCGGCTGGCGGCCCTATGCGCTGCTCGCCCGGCTGGACCGGCCGATCGGCTGGTGGCTGCTGTTCCTGCCCTGCGCCTGGGGGGCACTGCTCTCCGGCCTGCCCGACGGCAGCTGGTGGCGGATCGCGGCGATGCTGCTCGGCGCGATCGCGATGCGCGGCGCGGGCTGCGTCTATAACGACATCGTCGATCGCGACCTCGACGCGCAGGTAGAGCGCACCCGCAGCCGCCCGCTCCCGAGCGGCGCGGTCTCCGTACGTTCGGCATGGACCTGGCTCGCCGTACTTCTGGCGATCGGCTTCGCCGTGTGGCTGGCGATGCCCACTCCTGCCAAGCTCTGGTCGCTGGCGACGCTGCCGGTGGTCGCGGCCTATCCGTTCATGAAGCGCATCACCTGGTGGCCGCAGGCGTTTCTCGGCATCGTGTTCGGATCGGGCGCGGTGGTGGGGTTCGTCGCGGGCGATCCCGCTGCGGCCTTCGCCAGCCGGCAGGGCGCGCAGTGGTGGCTCTATGCCGGCACCATCCTGTGGGTGATCGGCTATGACACCATCTATGCGCTGCAGGACGTGGAGGACGACGCGATCGTCGGCGTGCGTTCCTCGGCGCGGCGGATGGGGGCGCAGGTGCGGGGCGGCGTCGGGCTGCTCTATGTCGGCGCGATGGGCTTGTGGGCGATGGCGCTGTGGAGGGTGCGGCCCGATCCGCTGGCGCTGCTCGCGCTGCTGCCGGTGGCGGTGCATTTCGTCTGGCAATTGGCGACTCTCAGACCCGCCGACGGGGCCAATGCGCTGCGCCGCTTCCGCGCCAATCGCGATGCGGGGTTCCTGATGCTGGCCGCCTGCACGGTCGTGGGGATGTCCGGACTTTGA
- the folD gene encoding bifunctional methylenetetrahydrofolate dehydrogenase/methenyltetrahydrofolate cyclohydrolase FolD, translating into MTAEIIDGKAFAAGLRARIATLVPAFEAAAGRVPGLAVVLVGEDPASAVYVRSKGKQTREAGMASFEHKLPADTSQEALLALVDQLNADASVDGILVQLPLPKHIDEQAVLLRISPEKDVDGFHPVNAGRLATGLEGFVPCTPLGCLMLLQDKLGSLSGLDAVVIGRSNIVGKPMAALLTKASATVTIVHSRTRNLPHYLKHADIVVAAVGIPHFVKGAWLKPGATVIDVGINRTDAGLVGDVDFDGAASVAGAITPVPGGVGPMTIACLLRNTLVAAHRNAGVSLEADAI; encoded by the coding sequence ATGACGGCTGAGATCATCGACGGCAAGGCATTTGCCGCGGGCCTGCGCGCCCGCATCGCGACCCTGGTTCCTGCATTCGAAGCGGCGGCGGGGCGCGTGCCCGGCCTCGCCGTGGTGCTGGTGGGGGAAGACCCGGCGTCTGCCGTCTATGTCCGCTCCAAGGGCAAGCAGACGCGCGAGGCCGGGATGGCGAGCTTCGAGCACAAGCTGCCCGCCGATACCTCGCAGGAGGCGCTGCTCGCGCTGGTCGACCAGCTCAATGCCGATGCCAGCGTCGACGGCATCCTCGTCCAGCTGCCGCTCCCCAAGCATATCGACGAGCAGGCTGTGCTGCTGCGCATCTCGCCAGAGAAGGATGTCGACGGCTTCCACCCGGTCAATGCCGGCCGGCTCGCGACGGGGCTGGAGGGCTTCGTGCCCTGCACCCCGCTCGGCTGCCTGATGCTGCTGCAGGACAAGCTGGGCAGCCTGTCGGGCCTCGACGCGGTGGTGATCGGCCGCTCGAACATCGTCGGCAAGCCGATGGCGGCGTTGCTCACCAAGGCAAGCGCGACGGTGACGATCGTCCATTCGCGCACCCGTAACCTGCCGCATTATTTGAAGCATGCTGACATCGTCGTCGCGGCGGTGGGCATCCCGCACTTCGTCAAGGGCGCGTGGCTCAAGCCAGGCGCAACCGTGATCGACGTCGGCATCAACCGCACCGACGCTGGCCTGGTCGGCGATGTCGACTTTGACGGCGCGGCGAGCGTCGCGGGCGCGATCACGCCGGTGCCGGGCGGCGTCGGCCCGATGACGATCGCCTGCCTGCTGCGCAACACGCTGGTCGCCGCGCACCGCAATGCGGGGGTATCGCTCGAGGCAGACGCGATTTGA
- a CDS encoding TldD/PmbA family protein, whose amino-acid sequence MLTNDSALERAADAVARARRAGADAADAVFSADRSLSVSVRMGALEDVERSEAEELDLRVFVGKRSASVSTSDLSSDAIATLVERVVAMAREAPEDQWAGLAPEDRLMHGLPPHLDLDDGAEVEPAALKARALAAEEAARGVAGVTNSEGAGAGASRVQLALVTSHGFHGAYAQSSHGISASVLAGSEGAMERDYAHHSARHAAMLDSPEAIGRLAGERAVARLNPRKIASGAMPVVFDRRVSSGLLGHLMGAISGAAITRKTSFLLDALGTQIFAPGVTIWDDPHRPRGIRSRAFDGEGLPVSRMQIVREGLLETWLLESAAARQLGLEPTGHATRGGGGAPGVSPSNLYMEAGHVPAETLIGEIEHGLYVFELIGQGVNGVTGDYSRGAAGFLIEKGELTVPVSEVTIASNLKDMFLALTPANDLEFRYGINAPTVRIDGMTIAGA is encoded by the coding sequence ATGCTGACCAACGATTCCGCCCTGGAGCGCGCCGCCGATGCGGTGGCGCGTGCCCGCCGCGCCGGGGCCGACGCCGCCGACGCGGTCTTCTCCGCCGACCGCTCGCTGTCCGTCTCCGTTCGCATGGGCGCGCTGGAGGATGTCGAGCGCTCCGAGGCCGAGGAGCTCGACCTGCGCGTGTTCGTCGGCAAGCGCTCGGCGAGCGTTTCGACCAGCGACCTGAGCAGCGATGCGATCGCGACCTTGGTCGAACGCGTCGTCGCGATGGCGCGCGAAGCGCCCGAGGACCAGTGGGCGGGCCTGGCCCCCGAGGATCGGCTGATGCACGGGCTGCCGCCGCATCTCGATCTCGACGACGGCGCCGAGGTTGAGCCGGCCGCGCTCAAGGCCCGCGCGCTCGCCGCCGAAGAGGCCGCGCGCGGTGTCGCGGGCGTTACCAACAGCGAAGGCGCGGGGGCAGGCGCCAGCCGGGTGCAGCTTGCGCTCGTCACCAGCCACGGTTTCCACGGCGCCTATGCGCAATCCAGCCACGGCATCTCGGCCAGCGTGCTCGCCGGCAGCGAGGGTGCGATGGAGCGCGATTACGCGCATCACTCGGCCCGCCATGCCGCGATGCTCGACTCGCCCGAGGCGATCGGGCGACTGGCGGGCGAGCGGGCGGTCGCCCGGCTCAACCCGCGCAAGATCGCCAGCGGCGCGATGCCGGTGGTGTTCGATCGCCGCGTGTCGTCGGGGCTGCTCGGCCATCTGATGGGGGCGATCTCGGGCGCGGCGATTACCCGCAAGACCAGCTTCCTGCTCGACGCGCTGGGCACCCAGATCTTCGCCCCCGGCGTGACGATCTGGGACGATCCGCACCGGCCCCGCGGCATCCGCTCGCGCGCGTTCGACGGCGAGGGGCTGCCGGTCAGCCGCATGCAGATCGTCCGCGAGGGGTTGCTGGAGACCTGGCTGCTGGAGAGCGCTGCCGCCCGCCAATTGGGCCTGGAGCCGACCGGCCATGCCACGCGCGGCGGCGGCGGGGCGCCGGGCGTGTCGCCGAGCAACCTTTATATGGAAGCGGGCCATGTGCCGGCCGAGACGCTGATCGGCGAGATCGAGCATGGCCTCTATGTGTTCGAGCTGATCGGCCAGGGCGTCAACGGCGTGACCGGCGACTATAGCCGGGGTGCCGCGGGCTTCCTGATCGAGAAGGGCGAGCTCACCGTGCCCGTCTCCGAGGTAACGATCGCGAGCAACCTCAAGGACATGTTCCTGGCGCTCACCCCGGCCAACGATCTCGAGTTCCGCTATGGCATCAACGCGCCGACGGTCCGCATCGATGGAATGACGATCGCCGGTGCCTGA
- a CDS encoding glycosyltransferase, producing the protein MLPDACGRGLRAPVLLLGSKDCCMIPKILHFIWVGDETKRPDNCIDTWRTRNPGWEIRIWGNESLQQRGWINGRHMSEMSDRELNGVADMMRWEIVYEHGGFVVDADSVCVRPLDDHLLDCEAFACWENEMTRPGLIAAGYFAAQPKNPFVAQIIGDIYNEPSVVDRMAWESVGPKRLTDSYRDYRYHGLRIYPSHYFIPEHFSGVKYEGPGPVYAEQLWGSTLGIYDELHQQVVAAPTSAPTPAPIAAPADDRKPVPAAAVRPVPVPALDSASDGPTTFHRIWFGTRPIPPAYEAYWQAWQRQFPDSIFRTWTDRDLDQLTLSRPALDRFASHVSRADLARYEILYTHGGIYLDCDIMPYGHFEPEALCRELTVCNETEATEYCSIGFIGAPAGHPIFRDLIDHILAAAPDESRPNVTTGPWLFGSYLAKHAHRRLPPEAFYPYLYDAPLSSIRRKDLGTTLGVHVWGGAWLPPEQKKGKALDLLAKGDLVDAAGILEGYDDSWATDLRLVLTVMADARRMAAEAAQFLSSSLVVAPADRAAFEFDKIVHWLLGQDRDRMVWQIGAADGVLVDPLRSAMVNYDPPALLLEPNPYMFGMLQRGYANNRNAVLLQQAYSADGQPLVLNAINPDKAAAAGLPRWVLGISSVYDDKNAIGGLTIDAETTRRIGTCIERVTVPITGFDALAAQAQGRTPDILVIDAEGMDKVIIDDVLDHGCRPAVLHFEIQCMDPAESAALTERLGSDYVLFTFGNDVTAYRTDIFLDYAKWIYIHNGLPTIFASALPVVAGLVQ; encoded by the coding sequence ATGCTTCCGGACGCGTGCGGCCGCGGCCTGCGTGCGCCCGTGCTGCTGCTCGGATCGAAGGACTGCTGCATGATACCCAAGATTCTGCACTTCATCTGGGTGGGGGACGAAACCAAGCGGCCCGACAATTGCATCGACACCTGGCGCACCCGCAATCCCGGCTGGGAGATCCGTATCTGGGGCAATGAGTCGCTGCAGCAGCGCGGCTGGATCAACGGCCGCCACATGAGCGAAATGTCCGATCGCGAGCTGAACGGCGTCGCCGACATGATGCGCTGGGAGATCGTGTACGAACATGGCGGCTTCGTCGTCGACGCCGACAGCGTGTGCGTGCGGCCGCTCGACGACCATCTGCTCGACTGCGAGGCCTTTGCCTGCTGGGAAAACGAGATGACGCGGCCCGGTCTGATCGCCGCGGGCTATTTCGCCGCGCAGCCCAAGAACCCGTTCGTCGCGCAGATCATCGGCGACATCTACAACGAACCGAGCGTTGTCGACCGGATGGCGTGGGAGAGCGTAGGCCCGAAGCGGCTGACCGATTCCTACCGCGACTATCGCTATCACGGTCTGCGCATCTACCCGAGCCACTATTTCATCCCCGAGCATTTCTCCGGGGTGAAATATGAGGGCCCGGGGCCGGTCTATGCCGAGCAGCTCTGGGGGAGCACGCTGGGCATCTATGACGAACTGCACCAGCAGGTGGTGGCGGCGCCGACCTCCGCTCCCACGCCAGCGCCCATCGCGGCCCCGGCCGACGACCGCAAGCCCGTGCCGGCCGCCGCCGTGCGCCCGGTGCCGGTGCCTGCCTTGGACAGCGCGTCGGACGGGCCTACCACTTTCCACCGGATCTGGTTCGGCACGCGGCCGATTCCGCCCGCCTACGAAGCCTATTGGCAGGCCTGGCAGCGCCAGTTTCCCGACAGTATCTTCCGCACCTGGACCGATCGCGATCTCGACCAGCTGACGCTGTCGCGGCCGGCGCTCGATCGCTTCGCCAGCCATGTCTCGCGCGCCGATCTCGCGCGCTACGAGATCCTCTACACGCATGGCGGGATCTATCTCGATTGCGACATCATGCCCTATGGCCATTTCGAGCCCGAGGCGCTGTGCCGCGAACTCACCGTCTGCAACGAGACCGAGGCCACCGAATATTGCTCGATCGGTTTCATCGGCGCCCCGGCGGGGCACCCGATCTTCCGCGACCTGATCGACCATATCCTTGCTGCCGCGCCCGATGAATCGCGCCCCAATGTCACGACCGGCCCCTGGCTGTTTGGCAGCTATCTGGCGAAGCACGCGCATCGCCGCCTACCGCCCGAGGCCTTCTACCCCTATCTGTACGATGCCCCGCTGTCCTCGATCCGCCGCAAGGATCTGGGCACGACGCTTGGCGTGCACGTCTGGGGCGGTGCCTGGCTCCCGCCCGAGCAGAAGAAGGGCAAGGCGCTCGATCTGCTCGCCAAGGGCGACCTGGTCGACGCCGCCGGCATCTTGGAGGGCTATGACGACAGCTGGGCGACGGACCTCCGGCTCGTGCTGACGGTGATGGCCGATGCGCGCCGCATGGCCGCCGAGGCGGCGCAGTTCCTCAGCAGCAGCCTGGTGGTGGCACCGGCGGACCGCGCGGCGTTCGAATTCGACAAGATCGTCCATTGGCTGCTCGGACAGGATCGCGATCGCATGGTGTGGCAGATCGGCGCGGCGGACGGCGTGCTGGTCGATCCGTTGCGCTCGGCGATGGTCAACTACGATCCGCCCGCGCTGCTGCTCGAGCCCAACCCGTACATGTTCGGCATGCTGCAACGCGGCTATGCCAACAACCGCAATGCCGTGCTGCTGCAGCAAGCCTATAGCGCCGATGGGCAGCCGCTGGTGCTCAACGCGATCAACCCGGACAAGGCAGCCGCTGCGGGCCTGCCGCGCTGGGTACTCGGCATTTCCTCGGTCTATGACGACAAGAATGCGATCGGCGGGCTGACCATCGATGCGGAGACGACCCGGCGTATCGGCACCTGCATCGAGCGCGTCACCGTGCCGATCACCGGCTTCGATGCGCTGGCCGCGCAGGCGCAAGGCCGCACGCCGGACATCCTGGTGATCGACGCCGAGGGCATGGACAAGGTGATCATCGACGATGTGCTCGACCATGGCTGTCGCCCGGCGGTGCTCCATTTCGAGATCCAGTGCATGGATCCCGCCGAAAGCGCCGCGCTGACCGAGCGGCTGGGCAGCGACTATGTGCTGTTCACCTTCGGCAACGACGTGACGGCCTACCGCACCGACATCTTCCTCGACTATGCCAAGTGGATCTACATCCATAACGGCCTGCCGACGATCTTCGCCTCGGCGCTGCCGGTGGTGGCGGGACTGGTCCAGTAG
- a CDS encoding carboxymuconolactone decarboxylase family protein, whose translation MRLPLLKPDQLSDEQKPLYDDMKRGISSNFNAFVAVGEDGSLMGPWNPWLHEPKIGGAIWELTKAMSMEATLPDPARQIAILVTGAHFDAAYEIYAHVAVAEKEKMSPARISAICAGLKPADLDEQENVAFDVAYALVKGGVLPEPCYRLAVDTFGQHGANELIYLVGLYSLVSVTLNGFNVPVPERE comes from the coding sequence ATGCGCTTGCCTCTCCTGAAGCCCGACCAGCTCTCCGACGAGCAGAAGCCGCTGTATGACGACATGAAGCGCGGCATCTCGTCCAACTTCAACGCCTTCGTCGCGGTGGGCGAGGACGGCAGTCTGATGGGGCCGTGGAACCCCTGGCTGCACGAGCCAAAGATCGGCGGCGCGATCTGGGAACTGACCAAGGCGATGTCGATGGAAGCGACGTTGCCCGATCCGGCGCGGCAGATCGCGATCCTCGTCACCGGCGCGCATTTCGATGCGGCCTACGAGATCTACGCGCATGTCGCGGTGGCCGAGAAGGAGAAGATGTCGCCCGCGCGCATCTCGGCAATCTGTGCGGGGCTCAAGCCCGCCGATCTCGACGAACAGGAGAATGTCGCGTTCGACGTCGCCTATGCGCTGGTGAAGGGCGGGGTGCTGCCCGAGCCCTGCTACCGGCTTGCGGTCGACACGTTCGGCCAGCACGGCGCGAACGAGCTGATCTATCTGGTGGGGCTGTACAGCCTGGTGTCGGTGACGCTCAACGGGTTCAACGTGCCGGTGCCCGAGCGGGAGTAG
- a CDS encoding YggT family protein, protein MLLQILQVLLNIVWWIIVIQAILSWLIQFNVINTHSDFVRAVWNALYRITEPLYRPFRRILPDFGALDLSPLVVLLILYILQNIVIPRIAILIAGAAF, encoded by the coding sequence ATGCTGCTGCAGATCCTGCAGGTGCTGCTCAACATCGTCTGGTGGATCATCGTGATCCAGGCGATCCTGTCATGGCTGATCCAGTTCAACGTCATCAACACGCACAGCGATTTCGTCCGCGCGGTGTGGAACGCGCTGTACCGGATCACCGAGCCGCTCTACCGCCCCTTCCGGCGCATCCTGCCCGATTTCGGCGCGCTGGACCTGTCGCCGCTGGTGGTGCTGCTGATCCTCTACATCCTGCAGAACATCGTGATCCCGCGAATCGCGATCCTGATCGCCGGCGCCGCGTTCTGA